A stretch of Camelina sativa cultivar DH55 chromosome 18, Cs, whole genome shotgun sequence DNA encodes these proteins:
- the LOC104762463 gene encoding major pollen allergen Ole e 10-like — protein sequence MSSQLLTFFLLLSAVAIPVVTSNRQWCIAMYTATAEQLQANIDFVCGGQNVDCSPIQPGGSCYEPNTLLNHASYAMNAYYQSHGRVDSSCKFNRSGCFVFVDPSYGSCVYYT from the coding sequence atgtcATCGCAGCTGTTAACGTTCTTTCTCCTTCTATCTGCTGTGGCGATTCCTGTCGTGACTAGCAACAGACAATGGTGTATAGCAATGTACACTGCGACAGCCGAACAGTTACAAGCTAATATCGATTTTGTTTGTGGTGGCCAGAATGTTGACTGTAGTCCGATCCAGCCCGGTGGAAGTTGCTATGAACCTAATACTTTACTAAACCATGCGTCGTATGCCATGAACGCTTATTATCAAAGTCATGGTCGTGTCGATAGTTCTTGCAAGTTCAACCGTTCGggctgttttgtttttgtcgacCCAAGTTACGGTTCATGTGTCTACTACACTTGa
- the LOC104762464 gene encoding major pollen allergen Ole e 10-like, translating into MGTKTKTLRSLSLALLLLILVSTVSVTSALRNLSRAAENKGVWCVANNKATDQQLQDTIDWCCSDAGGFRDCRPINPGGVCYEPNTLRDHASYVMNSYYQELGSTKKQCTFSGTGTEVRTDPSHGACVYVSY; encoded by the coding sequence ATgggcacaaaaacaaaaacattaaggTCTCTATCATTAGCACTTCTCTTGTTGATCCTCGTATCTACAGTCTCCGTGACCTCAGCACTAAGAAACCTCTCGCGGGCAGCTGAAAACAAAGGAGTATGGTGCGTGGCGAATAATAAAGCAACTGATCAGCAGCTACAAGACACTATAGACTGGTGTTGCAGCGACGCAGGAGGATTCCGTGATTGTAGACCGATCAATCCCGGTGGAGTTTGCTATGAACCAAATACACTAAGAGACCACGCGTCGTATGTAATGAACTCGTATTACCAGGAACTTGGTAGCACCAAAAAGCAATGCACTTTCAGTGGTACTGGCACTGAAGTTCGTACCGACCCAAGCCATGGTGCTTGCGTTTACGTATCTTATTAA
- the LOC104762465 gene encoding zinc finger CCCH domain-containing protein 67-like, which yields MSKPEEISDPNPTGPDPKQPSRSSSDEVTVTVADRDRSDQNQVTEELSDQFRNVGLDDDSANERSVPISGYEEGNVETESRALGSDQKEEEEEEVRSERESNVEKRMIVYPVRPDAEDCSFYMRTGSCKYGSSCKFNHPVRRRLQIGREKVREREEDVDSLKLMECKYYFRTGGCKYGESCRFSHMKEQTSLASRPELNFLGLPIRSGEKECPFYMRNGSCKFGSDCKFNHPDPTAIGGVDSPMFRGNNGGSVGSFSPKAPLPQVSSTSWSSSRHMNGTGTAPFIPAMFPQNRGVSSPQASEWNGYQASSPYPPERSVLPPSTYSMNNSIAETGSFSQYQQQNSVEEFPERPDQPECTYYLKTGDCKFKYKCKYHHPKNRLPKQAPSSFNDKGLPLRPDQSMCTHYSRYGICKFGPACRFDHSIPPTFSSSSSLTVEGPQAGANGNEDDSWH from the exons ATGAGCAAGCCTGAAGAAATTTCCGACCCGAATCCAACCGGACCGGATCCGAAACAACCGTCTCGATCTTCCTCCGATGAGGTCACCGTCACCGTCGCCGATCGGGATCGTTCTGATCAAAATCAGGTGACTGAGGAGCTAAGTGATCAATTCAGGAATGTGGGTTTGGATGATGATTCTGCGAATGAGCGGAGTGTGCCAATTAGTGGTTATGAGGAGGGTAATGTAGAAACGGAGTCGAGGGCGTTAGGCAGCGAtcagaaggaggaggaagaagaagaagttaggaGCGAGCGTGAGAGTAACGTTGAGAAGAGAATGATTGTGTATCCAGTGAGACCTGATGCAGAGGATTGTTCGTTTTATATGAGAACTGGGAGTTGCAAATATGGATCAAGTTGCAAGTTCAATCACCCTGTTCGAAGGAGACTTCAA ATTGGTAGGGAGAAAGTAAGGGAAAGGGAAGAGGATGTGGATAGTCTGAAGTTGATGGAGTGCAAG TACTACTTCAGGACTGGAGGGTGCAAATATGGAGAGTCTTGCAGATTCAGCCACATGAAAGAACAGACTTCTCTGGCCTCACGACCAGAGCTTAACTTCCTTGGCCTTCCTATCCGATCG ggagagaaagagtgtcCTTTCTACATGCGCAATGGCTCCTGCAAGTTTGGATCTGACTGCAAATTTAACCATCCTGATCCTACTGCAATTGGAGGAGTTGATTCTCCCATGTTCCGTGGTAATAACGGTGGATCCGTTGGATCATTTTCCCCGAAGGCCCCACTACCCCAAGTCAGTTCAACTTCTTGGTCTTCATCGAGACATATGAACGGTACTGGTACTGCTCCTTTTATTCCAGCCATGTTCCCTCAAAATCGTGGAGTTTCTTCACCTCAAGCTTCAGAGTGGAATGGGTATCAG GCGTCTTCTCCCTATCCACCAGAAAGGAGTGTGCTTCCTCCATCCACATACTCGATGAACAATTCAATAGCTGAAACAGGTTCATTCTCTCAATACCAACAGCAGAACTCTGTTGAAGAATTCCCAGAACGTCCGGATCAACCAGAGTGCACTTATTATCTTAAAACTGGGGACTGTAAGTTCaaatataaatgcaaatacCATCATCCAAAAAATAGGTTGCCGAAGCAAGCTCCATCCTCTTTCAATGACAAGGGCTTGCCTCTAAGAcct GATCAGAGCATGTGCACACACTACAGCCGATATGGTATATGCAAATTTGGTCCAGCTTGTAGATTTGATCATTCCATACCGCCTACATTCTCGTCTAGCAGCTCCCTAACCGTAGAAGGTCCTCAAGCGGGCGCCAATGGAAATGAAGATGACAGCTGGCATTAA
- the LOC104762466 gene encoding RPM1-interacting protein 4-like, with amino-acid sequence MATENKGKPLPKFGEWDVNNPASAEGFTVIFSKASDEKKTKKASGAGPNSMATPQRNQNSDQNNHNDSQNPKAKNKWFCFR; translated from the exons ATGGCGACG GAGAATAAAGGGAAGCCATTGCCAAAGTTTGGTGAATGGGATGTGAACAATCCCGCATCAGCAGAAGGATTCACAGTCATTTTCAGCAAAGCTAGTGACGAGAAGAAGACCAAGAAAGCATCCGGCGCTGGCCCTAACAGTATGGCTACACCTCAGAGAAACCAAAACTCTGATCAAAACAATCACAATGATTCCCAAAACCCAAAAGCTAAG AATAAATGGTTTTGCTTCCGTTAA
- the LOC104762470 gene encoding uncharacterized protein LOC104762470, translating into MGRLWESFPVTLLLSTLLLLLHQSLAQGFEESESNRLVNEEVAPEIHCSRERSRAAWQIIQDYLTPFVERERYQIPKTCRLHPDNDLYRDQELHKIHVDIFEWKCGYCKKSFNEEKFIDKHFATRHYNLLNTTDTKCLADLCGALHCDFVSSSKKPKTKCNPAAVAKNRHLCESVANNCFPVSQGSSASRLHEHFLRQFCDAHTCTGKDKPFPRGGKKRSGVFYLAISILTLMLLPLFYLLVFLHQREKRSGTQELRRIIRSGKKPKPS; encoded by the exons ATGGGAAGACTTTGGGAATCATTCCCCGTGACTCTTCTACTctctactcttcttcttcttcttcaccaatcaCTCGCTCAG GGATTCGAAGAATCTGAATCTAATAG ATTGGTTAACGAAGAAGTTGCTCCAGAAATACATTGTTCCCGAGAAAGAAGTCGAGCTGCTTGGCAGATTATTCAAGAT TATTTGACTCCGTTTGTGGAACGGGAAAGATATCAAATTCCAAAGACATGTAGGCTACATCCTGATAATGATTTATACAGAGATCAGGAACTGCACAAGATTCATGTCGATATCTTCGAATGGAAATGTGGTTACTGCAAGAAAAGTTTCAATGAAGAGAAGTTCATTGACAAGCATTTTGCCACTAGACATTATAATCTTTTGAATACG ACTGATACAAAGTGTTTGGCCGACCTGTGTGGTGCATTGCATTGTGACTTTGTATCGAGCTCTAAGAAACCCAAGACCAAGTGCAACCCTGCAGCTGTTGCCAAAAACCGTCATCTCTGCGAG AGCGTTGCCAATAATTGTTTCCCAGTCAGTCAAGGGTCCTCAGCTAGCCGTCTTCATG AACACTTTTTGCGCCAATTCTGTGATGCTCATACATGCACTGGAAAAGATAAACCGTTTCCTAGAGGAGGCAAG AAGAGATCAGGTGTCTTCTACCTCGCCATTTCAATTCTGACTTTGATGCTTCTCCCACTCTTTTATCTTCTAGTCTTCTTACATCAAAG agaaaagagaagcGGAACACAAGAGTTGCGTCGGATTATAAGAAGtggaaagaaaccaaaaccatcaTAA
- the LOC104762467 gene encoding uncharacterized protein LOC104762467 yields the protein MLKTTISPIFSSFRGKPKTSRFIFQAFNKVVVQDDTTTPSVRRNASTNLTTLHQGPPTSAYVHLPFCRKRCHYCDFPILALGSSSNVYEQGKEDDPRITNYVNLLVREIKATRTDFDANPNLETVFFGGGTPSLVPPKLVSLVLDTLSLNFGLSPDAEISMEMDPGTFDGGKLKELMELGVNRVSLGVQAFQDELLKACGRAHGVSQVYEAIEFVKECGVENWSMDLISSLPHQTLGMWEESLRLAIDSQPNHVSVYDLQVEQGTKFGNLYTPGQSPLPSETQSAEFYKTASSMLRGAGYEHYEVSSYSKGDFKCKHNLIYWKNKPFYAFGLGSASYVGGLRFSRPKRLKEYTNYVADLENGAANWCGNGDVDLKDVATDIVMLSFRTSKGLDLKEFGEAFGSEVVNSICKVYEPYVESGHIVCLDDMRREVTSDEVKTLGSNDEVKIEDHVRYLRLKDPDGFLLSNELISLAFGVVAP from the exons atGTTGAAAACGACGATTTCTCCGATTTTTTCATCGTTTAGAGGTAAACCCAAGACATCGAGGTTTATTTTTCAAGCTTTTAATAAGGTTGTTGTTCAAGATGATACTACTACAccaagtgttcgacgaaatgcgtCAACCAATCTTACCACTTTACACCAAGGTCCACCAACCTCTGCCTACGTTCATCTTCCGTTTTGTCGTAAACGCTGCCATTATTGCGACTTCCCAATCTTAGCTCTAGGCTCTTCTTCTAATGTCTACGAGCAAGGAAAAGAAGATGACCCACGTATCACAAACTATGTGAATCTCCTCGTTAGAGAGATTAAAGCGACAAGAACGGATTTTGATGCTAACCCGAATCTAGAGACTGTGTTTTTCGGAGGTGGGACGCCTTCTCTTGTTCCTCCCAAGCTTGTTTCTTTGGTTCTGGATACATTGAGTTTGAATTTCGGGTTGAGTCCAGATGCTGAGATATCAATGGAGATGGATCCAGGCACGTTTGATGGTGGGAAACTGAAGGAGTTGATGGAGTTAGGAGTTAACAGAGTGTCTTTAGGAGTTCAAGCATTTCAAGATGAGCTTTTGAAAGCTTGTGGGAGAGCTCATGGTGTCTCTCAAGTGTACGAGGCAATAGAGTTTGTTAAAGAGTGTGGAGTTGAGAATTGGAGTATGGATCTTATATCTTCTCTGCCTCACCAGACGTTGGGGATGTGGGAAGAGAGTTTGAGATTAGCTATTGATTCACAGCCCAATCATGTTTCTGTATATGATCTCCAAGTGGAACAAGGCACAAAGTTTGGAAATTT GTACACTCCAGGACAATCCCCTCTTCCTTCAGAAACACAATCTGCAGAGTTTTATAAGACGGCATCATCAATGCTTCGTGGTGCAGGTTATGAGCATTATGAAGTCAGCAGTTACTCAAAAGGTGATTTCAAGTGCAAACACAACTTAATATACTGGAAGAACAAACCGTTCTATGCTTTCGGTTTAGGTTCAGCGAGTTATGTTGGAGGGTTGAGGTTTTCGAGGCCAAAGAGGCTTAAGGAATACACAAACTACGTGGCTGACTTGGAGAATGGTGCAGCAAACTGGTGTGGAAACGGTGATGTTGATCTCAAGGATGTTGCGACAGACATCGTAATGCTATCTTTCAGAACATCTAAGGGGCTTGATCTTAAGGAGTTTGGAGAAGCTTTTGGCAGTGAGGTGGTGAACTCGATCTGTAAAGTGTATGAGCCTTATGTGGAGAGTGGGCACATTGTTTGTTTGGATGATATGAGAAGAGAAGTCACGAGTGATGAAGTCAAAACCTTAGGTTCAAATGATGAGGTGAAGATTGAGGATCATGTGAGGTACCTTAGGCTTAAAGATCCAGATGGTTTCCTTCTCTCTAATGAGTTGATATCTCTAGCATTTGGCGTGGTAGCTCCTTAA